One window of the Triticum dicoccoides isolate Atlit2015 ecotype Zavitan chromosome 3B, WEW_v2.0, whole genome shotgun sequence genome contains the following:
- the LOC119279137 gene encoding uncharacterized protein LOC119279137: MENRRWMPKGEAIASSATPFVHFYLLILIVVLLAPRLGGSSQYTGYTRGGKHFVISSSDAQRPPPPTSCSTISLFKHGGGMARPDSSFISSGDGGIARNLPVLHQLSPCSPLNTSTLARRDFLRRSGSLGHPHSRLLNSGATIPTTAIPFPTLRGASEFHVVVGYGTPAQKLAVSFDSTLGATHAWHHRWATSTPATTSLV, translated from the exons ATGGAGAACCGACGATGGATGCCCAAAGGAGAAG CCATAGCTTCATCAGCAACTCCCTTTGTGCACTTTTACctgctgattctgattgttgttcttCTTGCTCCTCGTCTCGGCGGCTCCTCCCAGTACACCGGCTACACCCGTGGCGGCAAGCATTTCGTCATCAGTTCATCCGACGCACAACGTCCACCACCACCGACGTCCTGCTCTACCATTTCTTTATTCA AACACGGCGGTGGAATGGCAAGACCAGATAGTTCATTTATTTCTTCCG GAGATGGCGGAATAGCAAGAAATTTGCCCGTACTCCATCAACTAAGCCCATGCTCTCCCCTCAACACGTCTACGCTTGCTCGTCGTGACTTTCTCCGACGCAGTGGCAGCCTAGGTCATCCACACTCACGGCTACTTAACTCCGGTGCGACCATCCCAACCACTGCCATTCCCTTCCCGACTCTCCGGGGCGCTTCCGAGTTCCACGTAGTTGTCGGCTACGGCACTCCGGCGCAAAAGCTCGCCGTATCATTTGATAGCACACTGGGAGCCACCCATGCGTGGCACCATCGATGGGCGACCTCGACACCTGCTACAACTTCACTGGTCTGA
- the LOC119279139 gene encoding aspartyl protease family protein At5g10770-like — protein MISSVHLLLLLLLVSVTLTFEFDAGVSTQARYEAYKAQHAPPPNSLPVSRRPRSPLVTLPGTSESEYHVVVGYGTPAQNLTVGFDAGAGGATLLHCNCKPGAFDPSRSSSVAHVPCGSPNCPLEACSGPSCASTAVAKNGAVISSVTVVTDTLTFSPSTPTTVDNFRANCMEMGGRTSDRSSGLLDLGRDSHSLPSRAPSSPDTAAFSYCLPTFRADRGFLSIGAPLPGPGRKVSYTPLRSNAALPNSYFVRLAGLSLGTGRPVIPVPAGDALMALRTTFTYLMPETYAALRDQFKEQMAQYPVAPPMGLLDTCYNFTGLRKIDVPPVTLTFDGGASLELGIRQMMYFEDRDYVFSAGCLAFAAPSWAVYPAGVAAVIGTLAQETTEVVYDVRADMVGFVPDRCVSW, from the coding sequence ATGATTTCCTCTGTGcacttgctgcttcttcttctcctgGTTTCCGTCACGCTCACGTTCGAGTTCGACGCCGGTGTTTCCACCCAGGCCCGGTACGAGGCCTACAAAGCCCAGCACGCACCGCCACCCAACTCCCTCCCCGTCAGCCGCAGACCCCGCAGTCCCCTCGTCACTCTCCCGGGCACGTCCGAGTCCGAGTACCACGTCGTCGTCGGGTACGGCACTCCGGCGCAGAACCTCACCGTGGGGTTCGACGCCGGGGCGGGCGGAGCCACGCTCCTCCACTGCAACTGCAAGCCAGGCGCCTTCGACCCGTCCCGGTCCTCCTCCGTCGCCCATGTCCCGTGCGGCTCGCCGAACTGCCCGCTGGAAGCCTGCTCCGGACCCAGCTGCGCCAGCACCGCCGTGGCCAAGAACGGCGCCGTGATATCCAGTGTCACCGTCGTGACAGACACGCTCACGTTCTCGCCGTCCACGCCGACCACCGTGGATAACTTCAGGGCCAACTGCATGGAGATGGGCGGCAGAACGTCTGACCGCTCATCCGGCCTTCTCGATCTCGGCCGGGACAGCCACTCACTGCCGTCCCGAGCCCCTTCGTCTCCGGACACGGCGGCCTTCTCCTACTGCCTGCCGACATTTAGGGCCGACCGGGGCTTCCTCTCCATCGGCGCACCCCTGCCAGGCCCAGGACGCAAGGTGAGCTACACCCCGCTACGGAGCAACGCGGCCCTTCCCAACTCCTACTTCGTCCGGCTCGCCGGGTTAAGCCTAGGCACCGGTAGGCCGGTCATCCCGGTCCCTGCCGGCGACGCGCTCATGGCGCTGCGCACCACCTTCACCTACCTGATGCCGGAGACGTATGCGGCCCTCCGCGACCAGTTCAAGGAGCAGATGGCGCAGTACCCGGTGGCGCCGCCGATGGGTCTCCTCGACACATGCTACAACTTCACCGGCCTGAGGAAGATCGACGTGCCGCCAGTGACGCTCACGTTCGACGGCGGCGCGAGCCTGGAGCTCGGCATCCGGCAGATGATGTACTTCGAGGACCGCGACTACGTCTTCTCGGCAGGGTGCCTCGCGTTTGCCGCGCCGTCGTGGGCTGTCTACCCGGCCGGGGTCGCGGCGGTCATCGGCACCTTGGCGCAGGAGACGACGGAGGTGGTGTACGACGTTCGTGCGGACATGGTTGGGTTCGTCCCGGACCGCTGCGTATCATGGTAG